The Triticum urartu cultivar G1812 chromosome 6, Tu2.1, whole genome shotgun sequence genome includes the window TCGTTCTGCTCTCGTGTACTGCAAAAGGCCATTTTTTTTCTGTTCTTGACGTGCACAATGGCATTGCAGgatggcgggcggcggctccGCGGGCAACTCAGGCGGCAGCGGAGGGTAAGAACGACGAACCTCTCCTCCCTCTCGTAGAGCGAAAGATCTTCTGTCCTCGCGCTCGCGCAAAGGATGTCCCTTTTGTATTTCTTAAGTCCTGACCGATGTATCCGCAGGGCGACGGGGCTGGAAGAGCTCAGGAGAGACGCATTGAAGGAGACTGGGCGCCTGCTGGATGTCTACAACAAGCTGTCAGACGTGGACACGAAGCTCCTTGAGGAGCTTGCGCGTTTGGAGAGGGAGAATCTGTAGGATTCTTTTGCCTGCACTACTCCTGCTAGCTGCTCGACTAGGGTGGATCATTGTTAGCTTAATCTCCACTTTTACTTGTTGGTTGCAGGAAGAACAGCGTGAGAGCCAAGGAGAATCGGTCCTCCATCACCTACGGGCTGCTGGGTTCCGGAGCGGCCGTCTTCCTCACCATCTCATCTTGGCTGGGCCAGTACATCCAGGGGTGCGTGGTACATGATGCGGCCAAAGAGGTCGTGGAAATGCAGAGACTTCGCAAGCTTGACGCGCTCATCGATGGCCTAGGTACCCTCCCTCTGTCCTTTCTCTATAgagatactactactagtactactagctagctagctggaGACTACTACTAGCTTGCAATGTCACCCACAGCATGCGCATGCAATTGTAGACTAGAGTAGGGCTTTGATGGTTTCCTGACTCCTGTGCGGTGACAGTACAGTACTCCTGCAATTGTAGACTAGACTAGAGTATAGtgtagtactactgtacaaatgCTCTTGGAATGGTTTCTTTCTTGTGGTGAATAGGAAAATGATAATCCGTGAATGCAGGTGAGGAGGGAGCTGCTGACAAGACTGCTGCGGCCAGCGCCAATGTCGACACCAAATGATCGGATCTCATTCAAGCTCAGAGACTCGCCATTCAACCCAAGAGCCCGCTGTTACTCTTTCGGCTTTTATTTTGGTGGTTTGCTGTAATGGCCCACATGCTGTTACTCCTATGTATTGTTACTTCTGAATTCGCAGCTGGCTGTAATGCCACAACCAAATCTTCTTAAGACTTGACATGCATGAATGTATGTGACTGGATAGGATGCCCCCATGCACCTATCTTGTTAAGACTTATTCATCGTAATCTGCTCTACTGTGAGAAAGCCCCCTCTTTATTTGTTTGATTTGCTTTGTGCTGTGCTAATTATCTACTATCTGCCATAATTTTTATGTGTGGTTTGCTTGTTTCTCATCTTTCTTGCTTCAACTACTACTTCAAAGCAATGCATGAATGTCAAAAAACATCTTGTCTTATTTACAAGCTTACAGCTTAGCGTAGCTTCATTTCTAGCCTAGCCTAGCTTAGCCAAATTTTACTAAAGCCACACGGACAGGAAACGAAAAAATTGGTCAACAACAATTGAACAAACTTTAATCAAAAGCATTCAATCTCTCATCTCAAAAAGGGTACATTTTCAGGAACATTACTGCTACAGGAGGTGTATCTCACCATTCACCAATACAACAAATCTCCAATAATCAACAAGACAAATTAAACATCCAAACCGAGACGAAAGCACAAAACATAAATCCATTGTATTTGCAACATCCGGTCCTGGTCGTCAAGGTTTAGCAGTTGTAAACAACCAAATCGAGACCCACGTCGAAGCCAAATCCACATGGGTTAAATCTTAATCAAACAAGGCCTAAATGCCTGTTATGATCTCAGATAGTTGCAATGCAGCAAACTCTCCTCTCCATGTTGAAGCCAAAGCTTCTCCTTTCCTCTAAGCTATCTTCTGCCACGTAACCTAACCAAACCACACTTCTCAAAGACAACCAGGTGTTTGCTAATGTAAGCCGCTGGAGATGTTCACTCCAAAGTCCAAACCTGGCCATTGGCAAATCGGTTCAGATTTAGCACAAATATCCAACCTCTCCGATAGGTATTGCCAAACAAGCTCTAAAGAAGTCATCTGCAGTGAAATGGTGCAAAGAACATATTACCCAACAGAGGGATGGAACAGCACATCGCATACTTGCAACACGGATAGATGAAAAAAAAGGTGTGCCAACAAAAGATTACCAGTCAGAATGGTAAGGAGCGCCTTGGAAGAAAAATAATATATCTTCCCATCTCTCATTGTGTAACCACGGTACAATTAATGCAGAAATAGCTTTGTTGGACACATTTGGCACTGTACGATCATCCTTGTAGCCATCATATTGCCCAAGGAGTACCTAGTCATGCTTTGTAGAGTTAACTAGTTGCATAATATGACAGTGTAATATGAAAGTGTAAAACGAATTTAATTCTAAGCAACAAGAATCATACTTAGTTACCACACCAAAAGTCCAAAGGTGGATTTTATAGTAAGTAGGAATACTACTAGAAGCATAAAAGGCGCAACCTTTTTTCTGATTGCTTTTAAAAAATCTTCTATGTTGTTATTAGCTAATAGCGAGCCTCATACTTTTGTAATGCTGCATAAATATTGCCACCAATGATGCTAAGGAGTTTCTAAGAATTTAacaacagaaatggttcaacgTGAGAACTATGTCATACCAGCTTGGTACAATCAGGTCAACAGACAACCGCAAACTATCTTTACAAAGTCTGGTAAAATATAACAATATTGTAAAATAAATAACATCAAGGGCCCTCTAACTTAAACCTAGTAGGTTGAAAACTGCCGCCTCTTAGAAAAAATTGAATCAAATATACATGTAAACTTAAATCTAGGAAGTTGGCTAGCAGACTGGAATTTATAGACTTGTACCAATATTCAACCTGAAAGCACCCACAATTCCAGAAGAAGATTAATGGGAAGATAAACAATGATGCACTTTAGTCATAGATGCAACAGACTGGTGCCAACTACCAGAGGATGATAAAATCACTGATCTCTAGCATCATCTTGGACCTGAATTAGGAAAGCACATAATTAGAGAAAGGAGATACTGATGGGATGGTGTTTTGCTACAACCGCAAGGGTTAACGATGGTACAATAATGATCACCCATATATGGCATCATATAGTTATTGCATATTGTATGTAGTTTGCACCTCAATGTGTACATACATAACACACTTTGGGGTTTCAGTAAATATAGAAATTGATCTCTCTTTTAATTGATAAATTAAAGGTGTTAGCAGGAATAGTAAACACAATTTTCTGTCAAAAGAATTAAGTCCAAAGATATTTTAGAAGAATAGTAAAGGATTATATACGTTTCACAAGGGCAAAGAAACAATATAAGTAGTGGAAATAGCAACAATTACACCTGCTCAAAATGGCTAGTGTGCACACTATTGCTCCTCATCCGGATGCAGTATTGGTTTACTCTTATGAAGGAGCTCATAATTCTCTTTGTTAAGCAAGTATCACAAAACCTAGATGCTTCCAGATCTATAGCATAGGGAAAATCAAGTACATATACTGCAACAGTAGCAGCTATCTCAACATGCTACCCATCACACAATAACAAACAAATATTTATCTAAGAGATATGTATGTATGAGAAAGACAAAATCAAATATCAATGGTAAACAAAAAAAGGCCGCTAAGGAAATCACTTAGGTTTGAAGGAACTGTTGTTGTTTGAAAACCCATGTGAAGCGTGCTCTACAGAAAAGgagtaaatagcataaaactactaCTTTACAGGCTAGGGTTCTAAAAAACTACCAGTTTTTAATTTTTCGCTGATAACTACCAAGTCAGGGGTTGGCTGTTTCAAAAAACCCTAATCATAGAATGCTTTAAAATTAATCATGATTATGACAGTTGGGACCCGCATGTAAGAGAACCGTTTGTTTGACCGTTACCTTACATGTAGGGCCCATATGTCAGTATTTTTGTAAGTTCTTTAAAAAAGCAATGAGGTCCCTGTAACTTTTTTAAAAAAGCAATCGGGTCCCTGGCTGTTTTCTAAAAAAGCAATCGGGTCCCTGGCTGTTTTCTAAAAAAGCAATCGGGTCCCTGACTGCTCTCTGAGGAACGGCGCAGGCAGCTCGCCGGCGGCCTGGTCGCGGCCAAGCGAAAGAAGGCGGCGCGGCCGCCGCGTtccttgtcgcgaaggcggggtTCTCTAGTCGTTCCTCGTCGCGAAGGCCGCCGCTAGGAACGAGTGTTCCTCGTTTCGCGACGGGCTAGGTGGAGGAGCTCCTTGCCGACAACCGCCGCTGCTCCTGGGCCATTGCGCGG containing:
- the LOC125512988 gene encoding glycine, alanine and asparagine-rich protein-like codes for the protein MAAASSLRNALFPLLRKRIAMARRMSTTGTGTGAGITGGGSGTGGAANSGGARTTGSGGAATGGGGVATGGASNSGGRMAGGGSAGNSGGSGGATGLEELRRDALKETGRLLDVYNKLSDVDTKLLEELARLERENLKNSVRAKENRSSITYGLLGSGAAVFLTISSWLGQYIQGCVVHDAAKEVVEMQRLRKLDALIDGLGEEGAADKTAAASANVDTK